The sequence below is a genomic window from Leptolyngbya sp. NIES-3755.
CTCCAAGGCGCATCATTGAGTCTCTAGCATGATTTCCCCGTCGGCTGGCATTCCTGGTTTGACAAATCCAGCCGGGTTATCAATCTTGAGCTTGATTCCAAACACTTGCTTAACTCGATCGTCTTTGAAGTAAATATTTTCAGGGGTAAAAGAAGCTTGGGGATCGATCGCGGCAACAGACCCCGTTAGAGGTTGACCCGGATTAGAATCGAGGAAAATCTTGGCGGCTTGACCCACTCGAACTTTGCCAATGCTGCCTTCTGGAACGTAGCCTCGCAAATAAACCGTATTGAGATTGACGATCGAGAGCAGGGTTTTCCCGCTGACCACGACAGCGCCCGGTTCTACACTCCGCGCCGTCACCACACCATCGATCGGGCTGACCACATTTAGATAAGCAATTTGCGCCTGAATTTGTTGAATGGCTGCCTGAGCATTTTTGACATCTGCCTGTGCTGCTTGAAGCTGGGCAGTTGCCTGTTGTCGCTGTTGCAGCAACCCTGCCAGTCGAGCATTGCGAATACCTGGGTTAAAGCTGGAGGTCTTTGCTAGAACCAGCCCGCCACGGGCAGCATCCACTTGCTTCTGACTCGCTTCTACCGCAGATTGCGCGGTTTCGTAGGCGGTTTGGGCTTGGTCAAACCGTTGTTTGGGGGTAGCTCCCTCTTTGACTAATTGAGCAAAGCGATCGCGATCAACCCGTGCTAACTTCAACTGAGATTGGGA
It includes:
- a CDS encoding secretion protein HlyD family protein (similar to AA sequence:cyanobase_aa:Cyan7425_4679) → MTHSPPQPQERTVPPLEEQSPSQSPASKPLSKPSRKPYRLIGIGIAIATAGLSAWYFLSRPKTNDLQISGRIEGYETDIGAKVPGRIAAVAVREGDAVKAGQLIVRLNDEEIQAQRRGLQTRLTVAQQQERQARLQIQVVDTQIQEAQLTLEQSQDEQQGRVFQAQSTVAAAEAQLKQSQSQLKLARVDRDRFAQLVKEGATPKQRFDQAQTAYETAQSAVEASQKQVDAARGGLVLAKTSSFNPGIRNARLAGLLQQRQQATAQLQAAQADVKNAQAAIQQIQAQIAYLNVVSPIDGVVTARSVEPGAVVVSGKTLLSIVNLNTVYLRGYVPEGSIGKVRVGQAAKIFLDSNPGQPLTGSVAAIDPQASFTPENIYFKDDRVKQVFGIKLKIDNPAGFVKPGMPADGEIMLETQ